In a genomic window of Fimbriiglobus ruber:
- a CDS encoding structural cement protein Gp24 — translation MSAATFQSTVNIWSTLGVVGDMAFDGPLRATPFNLFSNGTPNIIGNAFTVTSGGNPEPTTNSALAGTATVGGSGIFAGILVNSKDYASYGTTNGPLNPTITLPDNSIGFLANMGYFFVNLPGPANVGDLVTYDPLTGNLNSITPTTSFTGTISTTTLTVSAVSAGQLAVGQLISGTGVTPGTRITALGTGTGYTGTYTISVSQTVSSATTMTATNQPAPAFAASAAYITTSTGVDTLHITTLTSGEVLIGQQVFGTGVAPNTVITAFGSGTGGTGTYTLNTSGQVVASSGSPRP, via the coding sequence ATGAGTGCTGCAACTTTCCAATCCACCGTTAACATCTGGTCGACGCTCGGCGTCGTGGGCGACATGGCCTTCGACGGCCCGCTCCGTGCGACCCCGTTCAACCTCTTCTCGAACGGCACCCCGAACATCATCGGCAACGCCTTCACCGTCACCAGCGGCGGCAACCCCGAACCGACCACCAACAGCGCCCTGGCGGGTACTGCCACCGTGGGCGGCTCCGGCATCTTCGCCGGTATCCTCGTGAACTCGAAGGACTACGCTTCGTACGGCACGACCAACGGTCCGTTGAACCCGACCATCACCTTGCCGGACAACTCGATCGGGTTCCTGGCGAACATGGGGTACTTCTTTGTCAACCTGCCCGGTCCGGCGAACGTGGGCGACCTGGTCACCTACGACCCGCTCACCGGCAACCTGAACAGCATCACGCCGACCACCAGCTTCACCGGCACGATCAGCACGACCACCCTCACGGTGTCCGCCGTTTCTGCGGGCCAACTCGCGGTCGGCCAGTTGATCTCCGGCACCGGCGTCACCCCGGGCACCCGGATCACCGCGCTGGGGACGGGTACGGGCTACACCGGCACGTACACGATCAGCGTCAGCCAGACCGTGAGTTCGGCCACCACCATGACCGCGACCAACCAACCGGCCCCGGCATTCGCGGCATCCGCGGCTTACATCACCACCTCGACCGGCGTGGACACCCTGCACATCACCACGCTGACTTCCGGCGAGGTACTCATCGGCCAGCAGGTGTTCGGCACCGGCGTCGCACCCAACACGGTCATCACCGCGTTCGGCTCGGGCACCGGCGGCACCGGCACCTACACGCTCAACACTAGCGGCCAAGTCGTCGCCAGTTCGGGCAGCCCGAGGCCATGA
- a CDS encoding DUF2213 domain-containing protein: MPSVSEAQHRLMEAAAHTPGGYGGVSQEVGQEFVKADEHASDAAIKAAGVMFVDGNTVLLMKRAKGDSAETWAFPGGKLEGDETPEQAARREAEEETGLKPTDLEQIGFSDNGAVEFTTFLVRIEKADPVLNDEHTDFTWADLGSLPQPIHPGVAKTLKAYTANRATGDAAESARVEDINSYITIEKNPISRSGVFQYLGRSIGAPEPDRLYNVYRPAEEFTPETIDSFKMLPIVDDHTMLGPRESGLTPAEVKGVHGTTGEGVVFENGVLYAPVKVFSERLKNLIESGKQALSLGYRCVYEKASGIFDGQMYDYVQRNLRGNHLALVDAARCDVAVLDNHMAFDHFDLALDNSKETIMADEDMKDRLKKAEDELKECKDWIAGRMAKDAEEMEMKKKAEDKAEKDAEEAEKKKAEDDRIEGIKGLDEDKDEEMKKKAEDKKAKDEDEEKEDEKEGMDASEVKRLIRSEIKAAMDAQPKVTHKSLISEAARTAALASQLSQHIGTFDHADKTLDEVTTYGIEKLGLTCPAGHEETALNAFFAAKKSSTTGFALDAKAKRSGELDSYLNPTA, translated from the coding sequence ATGCCCAGCGTTTCAGAGGCTCAACACCGACTCATGGAGGCGGCGGCACACACGCCCGGAGGCTATGGCGGTGTATCACAAGAGGTCGGCCAGGAGTTCGTCAAGGCGGACGAGCATGCCAGCGACGCCGCGATCAAAGCCGCCGGCGTCATGTTCGTGGACGGCAACACCGTTCTCTTGATGAAGCGTGCCAAGGGTGATTCCGCAGAAACGTGGGCATTCCCCGGAGGAAAGCTCGAAGGGGATGAGACGCCGGAACAGGCCGCCCGCCGTGAAGCGGAAGAAGAAACCGGTCTCAAACCGACAGACCTGGAGCAGATCGGCTTCTCGGATAACGGGGCCGTTGAGTTCACGACGTTCTTAGTCCGCATCGAGAAAGCCGACCCCGTCCTGAATGACGAACACACGGATTTCACCTGGGCCGATCTCGGTTCACTCCCACAGCCCATCCACCCCGGTGTCGCCAAGACGCTCAAGGCGTATACGGCCAACCGCGCGACGGGAGACGCCGCCGAATCCGCGCGCGTCGAGGACATCAACAGCTACATCACGATCGAGAAGAACCCGATCTCCCGCTCCGGTGTATTCCAGTACCTCGGTCGGAGCATCGGCGCGCCCGAGCCGGACAGGCTTTACAACGTGTATCGGCCGGCCGAGGAGTTCACCCCGGAGACGATCGACAGCTTCAAGATGCTTCCCATCGTCGATGACCACACCATGCTCGGGCCGCGGGAATCGGGTTTGACACCTGCCGAAGTCAAAGGCGTTCACGGCACGACCGGCGAAGGTGTGGTCTTTGAAAACGGCGTACTCTACGCGCCGGTCAAGGTGTTCAGCGAGCGATTGAAGAACCTGATCGAGAGCGGGAAGCAAGCGCTCTCATTGGGCTATCGCTGCGTCTACGAGAAGGCGTCCGGCATTTTTGACGGGCAGATGTACGACTACGTTCAACGGAACCTGCGGGGCAACCACCTCGCACTGGTCGACGCCGCCCGCTGCGACGTCGCGGTACTTGATAACCACATGGCGTTCGATCACTTCGATCTGGCGCTCGACAACTCAAAGGAGACGATTATGGCCGACGAAGACATGAAGGACCGCCTCAAGAAAGCCGAGGACGAACTCAAGGAATGCAAGGACTGGATCGCCGGTCGCATGGCGAAGGATGCCGAGGAAATGGAAATGAAGAAAAAGGCCGAGGACAAGGCCGAGAAAGACGCGGAAGAGGCCGAGAAGAAGAAGGCCGAGGACGACCGCATCGAAGGCATCAAAGGCCTTGATGAGGACAAGGACGAGGAGATGAAGAAAAAGGCCGAGGACAAAAAGGCCAAGGACGAGGACGAAGAAAAGGAAGATGAAAAGGAAGGCATGGACGCTTCCGAAGTGAAACGCCTCATCCGCAGCGAGATCAAGGCGGCGATGGATGCCCAGCCCAAGGTCACCCACAAGTCTCTGATCAGCGAAGCGGCTCGCACGGCCGCACTCGCCTCTCAGCTCTCCCAGCACATCGGCACCTTCGACCACGCCGACAAGACGTTGGACGAGGTGACCACGTACGGCATCGAGAAGCTGGGCCTCACCTGCCCGGCCGGCCACGAGGAGACGGCCCTTAACGCCTTCTTCGCCGCCAAGAAGAGCTCGACCACGGGCTTCGCGCTGGACGCCAAAGCGAAACGGTCCGGCGAACTCGACTCGTACCTCAACCCGACCGCGTAA